atatagtttttaacgaaaatcagTAGAATTTGTGTAGAAAAGTACTTGTCAGTATAATTGGTGTCAATAATGTAACTCAGTTCCCGCTTCGAAGCGATAAAAGCATAAGGCCAGAACCAAGCTTGTGTCACATTATTAACACCTTCCTCAGCACTCGCcacaaattccaattttttcaacaatttcttgGTTTTTTCATGTGTCGAATTCGTAAACCATCGTTCCCAGCCACCgcgatctacaaaaaaaaatcattttcatcaaatttttctaaaaaaattcatcgcaCCATAAGTTCCAATCCGGAAAAATCCATCTCTCAACTGATCGAGTGTGTCAATCGTTTCTGGCGTCACAGGCAACGTCACAAAAGCAATAATTGATCCCGTGTAACAAGCCGTGATGATAATCGTAAAGACCCAATACCATCCAATCAGCATTCTGGTCGACGTTTTCTTCGTATTAGACCAACTAAACTCCCCGGAAAACGTCAAACTGTTGGTAAAAGTGCCAAAAACGTACCAAAACATGTTTTCAATTTCGCCAGCATTGCCCCAAAGATGCTTCAGAGAAAGACGATCCGAAAAAGCGAGCGGGAAAATAGCaatcaaataaatgaaaatcaaacaaacCCAGACTTCCCAACGGAAAGGACCGAGAATGGCACGAgaactaaaagaaaattcgttaaaagtgaacaaaaattttttgaatgaagaaaaactttaCCGAGGCAACGCTCTGGAGCTTAAAGTGAGGAAAGCAGCGCAGTCAAGAGAATGAGCAGCAGTCATTTCTTGAACGATATTCCGTTCGCTGGTGACATACATTCCAGCAAGTCCAATATCCGCTCGTCTATCGCCAATATCGTACGTAATCGAGTCACCAGGTCCTAATTTAGGGTTTCGCGGTTCAATGAGCTCGAACGAAAAGTTCATCATTTGACTCATGGCTTTGATTAAACGGATTTCCAAGCCATCCCATTGGATTTGGATGTTTCCGACACCATCCGTTTGTaagctaaatatttaattttaattattttttttcaatttgtcttttttttaggttgcttaaatttttacagctcaatatttttaaccaaatattttaaaaaattttaaaaaaaatttaattaatttaaaaaaaaaaaaaaaaaaaaaaaaaaattttttaaaaaaaaaaaaaaattttttttaaatattttagataaaaagctttttagaattttttctttaattttgtgtaaaaaactttaaaaaaataaattattgcaatttaaaatttttaatttcaaaatttttcaaaaaatcaaaatttttaaatcttttttcttaatttttagatcCTTCAAGGAGCATCTGAATTTATTTGGAGCGACCTTACTCACATTTTAAACACATATGGAGGTTGCGGAGCTGCTACAATGGTAAATCGATGTCCAGCAAAACCCTTTGTCAACTTTTTGGGAAACAAATTCACATGAGGTCTTGATAATTTTCCCTTCATCCAACTTGTCAACACTTTAGGACGACTCGAACCGAGACCATCAGTGTACAAATTGTGCGTATAAAGCACAAAAGGTCTCTCCGCCGACTTATCCAACGAATAACTTTCACCAATAATCAACAAATTTATGATGTCTTAACgggaaaatttaagttttttaaaaaggcttaaaaaattatatagtcGCGTTACCTCGAGACTCGGGCGACGACAAAAACTCTTGCAACTTCCACTGCGTCGAACGTGGAATAACGATAACTTTGTTATCGATTTGTGGTCCGATGACTTTTCGTGCCTGCATTGCATCCGCCATGAATAAAATGTAGCTGCGACAACGCGTATCCAGCGGTTTCAAcacatttttatccaaaagttTGTAATTTTCGTCCAATTTTCCGTGCACATAAGACATGGGAAGCCTACTGAAGAGTCGTTGCAACAAAAGTCCTTCAGATTTCTCAACAAATGGATCGTAAATGACAACCGGAATGCATCGCATCATATATTTATCCAGAATTTTCATCAACAAACTAATCAAGGACGAGGACTGATCGAATTCCAGATCGTtcattttgaagttttgatgCCAAATCTGCTCACGAGTCTTTGGATGGCCATAAAATGTGGTGTCGACTTCGCGACGTGTTCGATTGAGGCCTTCCTGGAGCCCGGGAGCGACATAGACATATTGCGAAAATCCACTGTCATAACTTTTGGGCAAGTATTTGTTGTAGGAATGGTAATCGATGAGCTCTTGCTGGAAATTACGATGAATATCGTTGACTTCGTGCCAGAGAAAAGCTTCGCCACGCACGAAATACAGCAGCAAGAAGAGAAAGGACTTTGGCATAGTAAgtccttttgaattttaatgacttcTTGAAgcgcgttatttttttttttagactcgAGTTTGATGACGGTCAAAGTAAAACTGAAAGTAAAATGTGGCGCCTCTCATATATAAAGCGACCCGaaactcataaattttgattgaaaattgcgACTTTTGACCCGTGCTCGATGGAACACCTGTCTTGACGCCGTTAAAAATAGAACGATCGATGAGGTTTTCTCCATTGCTcaactttgaaatttcttaatttttcgctCCTTTGATGTTTCTCGAACAAAAAATCGCACTAATCACGTTTCCCGctgtgatttttcaatttaattcctttttttcctctctctcgcAACTCGATGTAGTAATTAAAATACCGGGAACTCAATCCACGCTAATGAATGGAATCAATTTTACCAAAAGACTGTAATATAATACAAATAATTCGCGAAAGTTCCATTTAACTATGTAGACGAGATGGCGACCGCAATACTTTGAAAGTTCATTAAACGCTAAATAACCTGTCAAGGTAATAATTAGTTTTGCGAAAAACGTTATTAGAACCCTTTTATGGAGACATTTCACTCGTAAATGAGGGGAACTTGTCCTTGTTATTAAGAACTTTGTACAAAAGCGATAACAATAAAacgattttcatgtttttagcACACAGGGAAAAGTACTGCTCATcaaaaaactctaaaattttatcattcgaTCACGCAGCAAAGTCGATTGTCTCGTCATAGTTTTTGCTtgtttgtcatcatcatcgtcaacaAGAACATTGTCTTCGACGAACAAAGCATTTCATTCCGTTTATTGTctgttttttgcttcatttgtCCAGCATTTCTCCTcacatatttattgttttccgAAAATTCCTTATCCTTGGTTGGCTGGCATTTGGCAATGactcgtttttattttctctcacATTTATCTGTCTTGTCTTGCTTTGTTCCGTAACTAACGTCCAACAAAACATAGATTGGGTGaaactaatatttaatataagagctaaaaataagaagaaaaaaaattgacgataaGCCGAGGGCAACACAGACaaacttttaatgataataataatccaaaacgaaaataaaataatatttttgctaaaaattaacaatccgttttgtcatatttttattattttattttatttttgctttgattattatttttgctcaaGCTGTAATGAGAGACAGACAATGCAATTTTCGTGGACCATGAGATAAAGCGACGACgacagaaataataataacaaaagcgACATGGCATTGTCttacttcaattttcaatttttctcgttcATTTGTCATGAATTGATTCAATTAgggatttttatattattttatatataaatccaatataaattatatgatTGTAGACCAATTTTTCGGCTTCACAAGAGAAAACGTGATGAAAGTCGTGCGTGAGATGTTCCTAATTGCCTGGTGGTCACTGAACTcgagaatttttcttaaaaaaaaattgataaaaatttaaagtaataaatttcgtATGTTTTGACAAGCAATTTGATTTATTCCTCAGAAacgtataaattaattaaagcatCAAAAGTTTTCTAAATCGTCCGATCAATTATTGCCCAttcttaattcaattattttttacgttgCAAGATCAATGATGTtgatgacgaagaagaagacgacgatGAGAAACAAATTTACATACATATGAGAACAGAACACACTTTTGTAAATGTTTCAATGTGTGATTAAAATTCACATCATGAAGCATGACAAGAGGTACTCCAACATAAATCATTTGATTGCTTTTTGCTATAACGACACATAGGTACAGTGGAGAGAAAATATTCctcaaaatcataatttaatcGGACCCCATATGTAGAGAGGTAGAGAACAAAAAGGGATACAACGACGTCCGATTCTTAGATTAAACTTtgcattcatttaaatatcaatataGGCATATATATGACCTCGTATGATATCAGCTAGCATTAGATAGAGCGATAgaaatcatatttaaattaatcgatTCTCATAAATAATCATTAGAGCAAAATCCATACACCCACATGACTGGAAAAGGATCATGCTTGTCATTTTGTGATGTCTATacaagcaaataaataaatctaaatcgGATCAATTATCGTTCTCATGTCGTTTATTCATCCATGGCGGAGTACGTTGTTGACCGAAAATTTTCGGTGCGTCTTGTTCAATATCTTATCACacccttcaaaaatttccatccGAAACTAAATTTACATGAAGATTGATGATATGTGCCAggattaagattttaaatatgGTATAATACGTTGCAGGTGAAAAACGGAACAAGCAAACATGTGCGGTGGTTGGTAAATAATATTCACAAAAAGCAAAACCACTTACATCAATCTAACGCCTCACCGGATATTGGAGAATGTTATGTTTATCGATAAAATGTCCATTTTGAAGGGATATTCAATTCCTGAGGTGGTGTTTTATTGGTTTTCatgtttgaatttgaatttctaGAAACTAAATGTTTACATTTTCAgcttaatatgaaatatttccaatgatctttgaataaaatttattcggaattaaatattttgaagaatctaaggtattaaaattttaaaaatgtttaaaatatttgatataatctcaatttttgataaaaaaaaaagagagtcaaaattgactaaatattaaaaaacttagtaattcataaaaatttagaacgtTGTGcagaaaattagtaaaaattattaaatttttcaaaatatgaagcgaaaattttatttttatatcttatgatataaaagaaaatttcctctttttaaattaaatttgttgtaTAGTTTtaaggataaaatttttaacaaaaaacgttCGACGGGTAAAACGAAGTATGCGGGTCTGctagtttttattgaaaatatgacaagattttaaaaccattttgtgatattttgaataaaaactaGTTGACCCGTAGACTTCGTTTCACCCGTCGAACGTTCTTTTGTTAaaacaagaattaaaaatgtgaaatgaattatctaaaatttcaatgaaatttttaacgttcCAACATATTTTGATAGAAGgtgttaaaagttgaaaatctctTGCAACATTTTCCggcgaacaaaattttttgtacaaaaatatcatgttatacattttcctgttcgaaaatattttcaacacgaaaaatttttgcatatcaCAAATTCATACATGACTAAAAATTCACCTTTTCACAAATTGAGTACTTTAACGAGCTCGGTTTTTCCTCGAAATATCCACAGAACTAGAAGCAAAGTATCCAATGCAGGACGATAAATGCCATGTATTTACaggaattcatttaaatttcagctAGTGTGCAAAATATCTTTATTATTGCAAGTCCTAACACGATAGACAGACAGAACGAGTTGTATCAACCCTCAGGCATTTTACACGTGTAAATTTACATTTGCCCCTTCTCCAAATCATTTGCAATTCTGCAAATTAAAGAGTTTGATTTGGCACGGCGCATAGGATGTCACGTGCAAATTTTCCGCGACACTGCGCTCCCAATTGATATGCAAATGCCGGGCGCAACACCCTAGCGGGCATCATCGGTCGTCCCTATTAAATGCAATTAGAAATGTCACTGAATTAGAATTGTGAATTATATTACTATGTCATTATATTCGGCGATCTGGCCTCGTACTTGGATCTGTGGGTGTCtcgttaaaatgaaatttagatTAATGACATATTGCACATGCACATAAAATGCGTGAAAATTGCATCGCCattaatttttgcacattATGAACGATTTTCGGTGAACGCATAAATGTCCTCATGAATAATTAATGTGTCTATTTTACGGGACATTATTAGGgctgcaaag
The sequence above is drawn from the Culicoides brevitarsis isolate CSIRO-B50_1 chromosome 1, AGI_CSIRO_Cbre_v1, whole genome shotgun sequence genome and encodes:
- the LOC134837361 gene encoding ionotropic receptor 21a gives rise to the protein MPKSFLFLLLYFVRGEAFLWHEVNDIHRNFQQELIDYHSYNKYLPKSYDSGFSQYVYVAPGLQEGLNRTRREVDTTFYGHPKTREQIWHQNFKMNDLEFDQSSSLISLLMKILDKYMMRCIPVVIYDPFVEKSEGLLLQRLFSRLPMSYVHGKLDENYKLLDKNVLKPLDTRCRSYILFMADAMQARKVIGPQIDNKVIVIPRSTQWKLQEFLSSPESRDIINLLIIGESYSLDKSAERPFVLYTHNLYTDGLGSSRPKVLTSWMKGKLSRPHVNLFPKKLTKGFAGHRFTIVAAPQPPYVFKILQTDGVGNIQIQWDGLEIRLIKAMSQMMNFSFELIEPRNPKLGPGDSITYDIGDRRADIGLAGMYVTSERNIVQEMTAAHSLDCAAFLTLSSRALPRSRAILGPFRWEVWVCLIFIYLIAIFPLAFSDRLSLKHLWGNAGEIENMFWYVFGTFTNSLTFSGEFSWSNTKKTSTRMLIGWYWVFTIIITACYTGSIIAFVTLPVTPETIDTLDQLRDGFFRIGTYDRGGWERWFTNSTHEKTKKLLKKLEFVASAEEGVNNVTQAWFWPYAFIASKRELSYIIDTNYTDNKIGRRSALHVSEGCFALYSVGMALPSDSVYRTKFNDAILRMQENGVSQKMMRDVIYDAKKVASKGRVEAIFEERKAKKQATPEDRSLTLVDTEGMFMFLGIGYLIGVGALISEWVGGCSNRVINIVKIRKQEKKDRIEREEREAHPSRRPSFIRNLGKRISLSAKSMRSNASRGSRESLEPRGNGCSSRNSEASMTGLSKATLKELYDGPRKQKPSIVFLNGQMVPEDKVYDVREEIHLKEEASFDKASTGSSNLDGEEHSPDSNIETVVEINRPQSSSGEQRTGTSSRRSSQLATIDEGIFGDKVLP